A genomic window from Bacteroidota bacterium includes:
- a CDS encoding DNA-directed RNA polymerase subunit alpha, which translates to MALLDFIKPDKVIMVNSSETEGQFEFRPLEPGYGITVGHALRRVLLNSLEGLAITSIRFDGVDHEFSTIKGVAEDVTEIILNLKQVRFKRQIQGMDNERVVVNVTGKNTLTAGDLGKFMTGFQVLNPDLVVCNMEPSVKIKLELNIGKGRGWVEASDNKPVNGQHGVIPIDAIYTPIRQVNYVVENFRVEQKTDYEKLILNITTDGSVHPKDALKEAAKILIHHFMLFSDERITLDTEEKQATEEFDEASLHMRQLLKTKLVDMDLSVRALNCLKAADVETLADLVSYNKNDLLKFRNFGKKSLTELEELVQAKGLTFGMNLAKYKLDKE; encoded by the coding sequence ATGGCACTTTTAGATTTTATAAAACCAGATAAGGTGATAATGGTAAACTCAAGTGAAACCGAAGGTCAATTCGAGTTTCGTCCGCTTGAGCCTGGTTATGGTATTACAGTTGGTCACGCGCTGAGAAGAGTTTTATTGAACTCATTGGAAGGTTTGGCTATCACTTCAATTCGTTTTGATGGTGTTGACCATGAGTTCTCTACTATTAAAGGTGTTGCTGAAGATGTAACGGAAATTATTCTTAATCTTAAGCAGGTTCGTTTCAAACGTCAGATACAAGGCATGGACAATGAGCGCGTTGTTGTTAACGTTACGGGTAAAAATACATTAACAGCAGGCGACCTTGGTAAATTTATGACCGGTTTCCAGGTGTTGAATCCTGATCTGGTGGTTTGTAACATGGAACCAAGCGTAAAAATAAAATTGGAATTGAATATCGGCAAAGGCCGCGGCTGGGTTGAAGCTTCTGATAACAAGCCTGTAAATGGGCAGCATGGCGTTATTCCCATCGATGCTATTTATACACCAATACGCCAGGTTAACTACGTTGTAGAGAACTTTCGTGTTGAACAGAAAACTGACTACGAAAAACTTATTTTAAATATCACTACTGACGGTTCAGTGCATCCCAAAGACGCGTTGAAAGAAGCGGCAAAGATCCTTATTCACCACTTCATGCTGTTCTCTGACGAGCGTATTACACTTGATACAGAAGAAAAACAGGCAACTGAAGAGTTTGATGAAGCATCATTGCACATGCGTCAGTTGTTGAAAACAAAATTAGTTGACATGGATCTTTCCGTTCGCGCGCTTAATTGCTTAAAAGCCGCTGACGTTGAAACCCTTGCTGACCTTGTATCATACAACAAGAACGACCTGTTGAAATTCCGCAACTTCGGTAAAAAATCACTTACTGAACTGGAAGAACTGGTGCAGGCTAAAGGATTGACTTT